One window of Myripristis murdjan chromosome 8, fMyrMur1.1, whole genome shotgun sequence genomic DNA carries:
- the LOC115364426 gene encoding serotonin N-acetyltransferase-like, with protein MMSVVGAQPFIKPMQTPTSISPGIQRRHTLPASEVRPLNTQDAISVFEIEREAFISVSGECPLHLDEVRHFLTLCPDLSMGWFEEGRLVAFIIGSLWDQDRLTTEALTLHKPCGSTVHIHVLAVHRTFRQQGKGPILMWRYLQYLRCFPSVRRAVLMCEDFLIPFYRKSGFKVLGRCAITVGNLTFTEMWYPIRGHAYIRRNSEAIRFPQHPLTLPITKTDERVDV; from the exons ATGATGTCCGTTGTGGGCGCCCAGCCTTTCATCAAACCAATGCAGACACCAACTTCTATTTCGCCCGGCATTCAGAGGAGACACACGCTGCCCGCGAGCGAGGTGCGGCCGCTCAACACGCAAGATGCCATAAGCGTCTTTGAGATCGAGAGGGAAG cctttATCTCTGTGTCAGGAGAATGCCCCCTCCACCTGGATGAGGTGCGTCATTTCCTCACCCTGTGTCCAGACCTGTCCATGGGCTGGTTTGAGGAGGGCCGGCTAGTGGCTTTCATCATCGGCTCTCTGTGGGATCAGGACCGGCTCACCACA GAAGCATTGACTCTCCACAAGCCCTGTGGCTCCACAGTCCACATCCACGTCCTAGCTGTCCACCGCACCTTCAGACAGCAGGGAAAAGGTCCCATCTTGATGTGGCGCTACCTGCAGTATCTCCGCTGCTTCCCCAGTGTGCGCCGGGCCGTGCTGATGTGTGAGGACTTCCTCATTCCCTTCTACCGCAAGTCAGGCTTCAAGGTCCTGGGCCGCTGTGCCATCACCGTGGGCAACCTGACCTTCACAGAGATGTGGTACCCCATCCGCGGCCATGCCTACATACGCCGCAACAGCGAAGCAATCCGTTTCCCTCAGCATCCCCTGACTCTGCCGATAACAAAGACTGATGAACGTGTTGATGTATGA